GCAAAGTGCAGGTGAGAGAATTGGAGGGATACGGTGTCATAGATTCAGTTTTAGGTGCTGTGCATTGGCCAGGTTGGGATGTCTTTTAGAACCTGGTTTAGATGACCTACGTCTTTCAGAGCGCAAATGTTTTGGTAGGGCTGACTTCTCTACTCTGATCCAATTGGTTGATAGAACTTGGAAGCAGGGCACAAGTCAGTGGTATACGTGGGTAGCCACCATGGCAACCCactcttttcacagggtggacgctgTCCACCTGCCGAGAACCTGAGCCCCAATGAAACATGCTGAACTTGTCCCTGTGTAATTTTCAGATACTGGGACACATTCTGCTTTTGTTTGGAGCAGGTACAAAGTGTAGGTAACAAGTGggctttattattttaaatttcatctgggcccaaaacaaaggccaaagttaagggCCCATCAGGCtcaaatgcaatggaggggaaacaaaagcacacaggcTGTTATCACTTCACACGTACTTAAGAGAGCCATGCTTTCAACTTTATTCAGTCCTTGTAAATaagagacatgcatgcatgcattagaAGAAGGCCACAGGTGTTGCTCTGTCTCAGTATTTaatcaaataacaatttaaataccattgttttgttttatatCTTTAATAGCGCTAGTCGTCCCAATGCAGGGCATTGGAGCGCTTTAGATCACACGTACACATATTACATTGACAATAAAAACTATGTGTGTAAATCCATGCACAGGATGTGTTACAGTAAGAGTTATGAGGTGTAGGAGTTACttctccttcatagctcactgcccTACCTTAGAAGGATTACAGTTTATGCACTGCGAGGAACAAAAGCATCTCCATGTTAAAAGCAGAAACCTGCTTACCtgtctacaaaaaataaaaacctgtcatctgcatgctgaatgatgtgctttgcaggaggcatattaattGTCGaacgctactttgattcaaaactgggattaGCAAAAACACAGATCCCTCCTGCAAGTGCATGAACTTGCTGAGTTATCTCACCATCATTgctattccctgagatttactgggcacacaaagatctcttcagcCTTAACTTCATAGGATATTTTAAAATGCTTATTTTGCAACTAATTAAGCAGAACAAATGTACTGCCacctttctccttgttgccaatttctttgtggcagggttttaaaaaaatgaatgtataaGTTGAGGCTAAGATTTTGCACTggggttgcgtcacttttttggcacTGCGCTGATGTGAAATCGAATTTGTTGAGTCTCTTAAGACCCTCAAcggtactcatgatagacctgctaaacatatgtgtcagCTGTTAAGATCTGATGACCCTTTTTGTGATGTCGCTTCCTGGGACttcctggattgtgacaccatTTCCTGTGATGCCGTGTATGTTCACGCACCATTATGCCATGCACTGTGATGTcatgtgccatgatgtcacttgcatactatcTACCTTGGTTATCCCCCCTCCGCCACTTCTCTGTTTTTAGCATGTCTGCCCTGCTTGGAAGACTGAATCAACCTTCATCACAGATTCAGTTTAAGCCATGAGCTTTAATAGACCATGTGACCAATTCACGTGACGTCTTGAACTCCTGAGTGTCCAGTGTTGGAAGAAGGGAGGGAATCTACAGCCAAGATTCACAAGTTCTGATTCTTTGAATTTTGGCTTTAAAACTTCTGAGGATACAAACCCCATGTACAAGACAAAAGAGGAGGAATATTACAAAATGTTTGCATGTGTGAGTTTAGAGGTGGAGGCAGCAAAAAAGACGGGTTTGGGGGTGTTGGAGGGTGGCCATGAAGAGTGTTTGGAACACCCTCAAATGGGGTAAGTGTGGGGCAGTCTCCAGTGGTCCTCGTGGGTGGTCCCACAAAGGAAGCACACGCAAACCTATGTTGTGGCTCGTCTGTGGGTTATTACGGCTAAAGCAATGGGCTCACGTATTATTTGTATATGTTCTGCATCCCTTGAATGTCGGGGGCATTCGGGAGTCTGTAGGTCATTGCTGGCACTGCACTGTATGGATCGTGTTGCTGAGCCCTGTACCTTATGAAATAAAGAGACAGGATTTGAAACTGACTGTAGTAATCTCTACAACCTACCACAGCAAAGCAGTGGCCGGGGACTGACTACACCTATGTTTTGTGTATCCAAAGCTTGCAGAATCCTGGGAGAAAATGTAGCTATACATACTGACAATACATAAATTCATAAATCATATTGACTTTTCTTTAATTAAGAATACGCTATCCTTGTGTCTTATCAATCACTTTGTATCTTGATATCGATTAATTTACATttctatgttttcctttttttatgtaCCTGCAAAAATTgaggaaataaaaatatattaaaaaaacaaaaacaaagcagtgGCACTTTCATTCCAATGCAGAAAATAAATTGGGGCTCCCCCTTAATTTCTGAGGTTCCTGGACATGTTCTTCCACACCTAAACCATTTTCAGCTGAAGAACCAAGTAGAAAAGGGCCATGGGCTCATGCAGATGCACATGCAGTGGTGCTCAGAAGAGGGGCATGCTGGGAACGGAATGATGTCATCGTTGTGTCATGCGCAGTAGCACCCCGGAAGCCGGAAGTCCACCCAGGTCTGCTACTGAGATCATCTTCTACAATATTCTTTGTGAATTGTCCCAGTGGTGTGTAGGGTGGTGGGGGTCCCAGCTGGGCACCTCTATTCCTAGATGTTACCCTTGAATCAGAGCCCTAAAATGGTCAGTACCGCAATGTAACTTGAGGGCCCCCGCAAAGTAATGGAGGGCCCCtccggacccagtcaggagctctcaggctacGGTCCAGATccagtcagtgtactgtgctgaaggggctcCCTTggagatctgccccccccccccacactgtggGGGCTAACGTTACGCCTCTGGGCAGGGGCATCACCTCAGGTACGTGCCCGCATGGTCATCCTGTCACCCACGTACAGCTCGTGTGGCCAGTGTTTGCCCAGCAGGTGTGCCCTGCAAGCCTTTGTGCTACACAATCAGTTAACGTGTGCTCCTGGTGAGATAGTGCCCTCGGCCTGGCAAACAACTCTATCACCAGGGGCAGCAGGTAAAGTGGCAAGTCCAACACACCAAATTATGGCTGTATTTTACTGTCCAGTCAGTGGATGGCAGTCCCACGTGTATTGCTTACACCAGGGCCGATAGCCTCATTGCTACAATCCTGTGTCAGAGTGGGCGTCACGAGGGACGAACCACACGGTGCCAGCATCTTGCAAGTGTTTGCTGCCCTGAACCTTTCACTTAGGGTGAGCTTCTCACAGGCTGCTGTCAGGGTCCATGGGCACTCCAGGGATGGGGAGGGACCTCAAGCACACCGCTGAAGAGGTGCAGGTGGTACCCGAGGACACCTGGTCACTGCTAAAATGGTGGCGTATACAGGTGGGCTGTGGCGATTGGCtcagagcagtgtttcccaaactacgggttgcaagctgattttgagtggattgcgaaagtccaagcaataaataaagacgcCTTATATTCTGCGTTTAAGTTGTCACATTTGGTGGGATTAGTttttactttactttctctgactacaaagtgggAGGAGTttctaaagtgaattatgtgacaatgtaaGATGTAAACACCTGTAAACGGACTGCACGCATCCAcctgttaggaaagcaaaaatgtagctctttttttgtaattcttaagtGTGCTGGAAAACAGAGATTTTGATACAATTGAAACAAATCAAgacttacttggtgatgcacaaattataaatattttcagaAACCTTATTTCTACACTTTATCATTTGTGTGCCACATAGTTttatctgtgcaaatttagtggccattttaatGGCAAACGTGCTGTCTTCAAGGAAAGTGCActgccacaccatgctttagttacattaaaaaaatcactcTGCTTATGCCCATTAAAAATAGGTTGGTTACAAATATTTTTTGTTCTAAAACGGGTCctggttctaaaatgtttgggaaccactggattagaggGTGGTCCAGGCACCCACTCCAGCATCTGCCCGAAGGAGGGCTTGACCTCCCCTCCCTcgatttggaagaagcagaggttGGGATGTGGCCTGCAGACAGGATGAGCTCCCACCCTGGGCCACACTAGTCTCCTCAACCTGCTGAGATGTGTTAATGATTTTTGAGCGCCTGAAGATACTCGACCCAGACCTGAGACTGAAGACCAACCTACTTCATCGTGAGGGCTCCAGCCAATATCTCTGCGAGGAGGAAGGGTGGGCTGGGGCAAGTAGAAGCAGCATGCAACCTCAGGGCAGGGTTCTACCTCCCTGATAAGCCTCTCTTCAGTCTGTGGGGTTGGGGAACCCCCTGCAGTAGGTCCCTGTGCTGAGGCAGTGTTCACCATACAGCCAATGACCACAGCAAGACACGTGAGCAACAAAGCCAGTATTCATGCATCTTGGAAGGATTGACTATTGGAAATCTCAATACACCTTTCAAACCTTTTCCAGGCTGAATTAATGCAATAACCTGACTTCCTCCTGGCACCTCCCATCATGAGGATTAGAAACTCACAATAAATGGTTTTCATTGCTAACATATTACAGCCTAATAACAGGGGGTTATCGTGTCCTGGCACCTCCCCCCTGGCGGTTACATGTCACTGTGTCCCGTGACAGCCGCATTGATGTTTACCTTCCATGAGATTGACAATGAAGCATTACCTGCCATGGAGTCCCTGAGTGTCTCCAACACGCAGCTCCTCACTCCCAGTATAGACTTAGGCCTTGACTTAGCGTAGAGACAGACGCTGACGCGAGGCCCTCTGCTGCTCTCGGGGTGGAACGTGTCCTGGAGGTAGCGCAAGAGCCGGTGATACGCAGCCCGCTCTTCATCCTCTGAGACGCCATTCTCGCAGTATACGATTCCAATGATGGCCGGAGCGGCCTCCTTGCACCTGGATCGGACATCCCTCAATATCTCCCTGATGGTGACCTCATTGGTCTTCTCTTGTAGGATGGTCAACTTAAACACCACCAAGATGGCGGGGTACTTGAAGACGCGGGACTTGGCAGGTGCAGGATGAGTCAGTTCCACAAGTCCCGACTGGGTTTTTCCAGTTACAGTGTTGCTTTTCCCCATTTCCTCAGTGGCTGTGACTCCCTTGAAACCTCCATCTGTGTTTCCAAAAAGGTGGTTGGAAAGTTCTTGGAAAATCCCACCACCTGATGCCTTCCCAGAAATTACAGCGTCCCCCACAAACAGGAACTTCTCTTTGCCTCCGACTTGGTCCACCAGTTGGCTGAATTCTGCCTCCAGGACACACCGAGTACTTCTGGGCTCGCCTTGGACCACCGGCCGCGCACTCTGGAGCACCACGTTGCCATCAGGAGTTAGGTTTGTCAGGGGCTGGCTCTCGGTCAAGATGTTAATCTGTGAGTCGGTGACTCTCTTGTGAGAGAAAAGCGTGGTGAGCCAATCCGTGAGACCCATGATGGCCCCTGGTGGCCTAGGCTCAGAAGAGGCTGAGATCTGGGCAACCACTCTTTGGGCTCCAAGACTTGTGCTCAGCTGCGTCTTAGTTGACTGCCTGGAGCTCGCCGTGGCACGTGATGAGTTTTGTCCATGCGGGCTCCGTCCATGTATCATTGAGGTTCTCATGTCTTTTTGAACTACTTGAGTCTGTTATCAGCGGGTTACTCATTGACTCGACCGCAGGGTTCCAGGTGAGCTCAGAAAAACCTTGGGCAATGCAAACAAGGCCGCAGTGTTTGCCTTCTTTATCTGGGAGTCCGAGAGAGGGGCGATGTTGATTTTGTGGGGGAGGCTCTTCAAATGAAGTTGTCTGATTAGGCCTTTTACCCAGACCTGCACTGCAGAGGCAAGCGGAGTGGCTTGCATCAACCCTGCATAGGCTAATATTAACCCAGACTGGAATCAAAGTGATGTTGGCATGACGCTGGGGCCGAGTCTTTTAACAGTGACGTGACTCTCAGTGGGTTGAACCACTCTGGGAcatcttaagaattttgggggccctgggccaagcgTATGTTGAGGGCCACTCGTCAGGGCAGCTTTGATTTTATGAACCAGCCATTGGAGCCCCGTGGTGTGGCCGCCGAACAAACGCGCAATGGGGGCTGCACGCCAGCAATGTACCCCAGGGGGCTTCCAGGGCAGTGCGCGTGCTCAGAAACACCCGGGCCAAGGTACTCCCAGTGACGTCACCAGAGTTGTCAGAGTCTTCATTGAAACAGTGTCCTGATTGTGTAATGTTTAAATTGTGTTCATCACACTTGTGTCTTTTGTGTAGATCAGATCGTCTCACGCACCACGTCCAGTTTTAATTCAAAGATGGAACTGGGGGctcacctggggacccccacttccATGCGGATTACCACTCGTGCAGAAAAGGAGATCACACCTACCTCCCCCAAACAGCCGGTGAACCCGCAGACTCTTtgtgttgcatcatttttccgGTCGCTCTGTGTGCATCTGGCTTATTCTCGATGCACACGCCTGGTTACTACTATAAGGGACTAAAGTTGCAAGTAGTGTTTTCGTCACTGATTTGTGCAAAGGGTGTGCACTCGCGTGGGGGCGCGGAGGGTTCCTCCGCATCATCGGTGCCCAGGTGGAGTTCCCTGTATTGTTCCAGCTCTACGATGGTCCCCACGTGTCTGCAGGATTTCATCCTGACGGTGAGGTCGGGCGGTGGAGCTGCAGGGTGAAAGGCCGGAAAGCTGAATTTAGCCAGACCCAAGGCTCGGGAGGGGGCCTGCAATCACCACgtgccagggcactcccagccacTCCAGCCTACCAACCACCGGCTGCCGGGGCCATGGCTGTGTGGGGATAATGTCAACACTTCACCTGCTTTCTGTTTTTTCCGTTTTTATAAATCAATACAGTCAGGGAATAATAATGTGTTCTATGCATATGCTGCAAGACAGAACACTACATCACAGGCACATAATTGTGTTTCTCTAAGACCGCATAGCCTGAGATTGCACCCTGCCTCAAAAAGCTTCAACTCACCCACTATATTCCTAAAACTCCGCCTGAATAACTGCCCTTAACGTAAAGCTGCGGTGATAGGGAGGCGGGCAGCCTAGTAACCCCTTGTGGGCTGGGTTAATAGGACCAACCAAGCAAAGGGCCTAAAAGGACATCTTTCAGGAGTACGTTTATAGGCGCAAAACCGAAGGCGCTAGCCCGAAGGGAGGGACGCGGCGCGAACGCAACAACTATTCAGCGAGTAAACTTCTCAATGATGCATTGAATTCAAACACCATTCCTCAATGACTCGTAAACAAGAAGCGTACAACAGGAGAAACTGAATAGATGACTAAATATAATTTGAATTTAAAATCATAAATCCCTGCATGAGGGGTTCAGTCAAATCAACAAACACACATATTGTCCTGTGTTGTCGTTACACATTATTAGACATCAACACAGTGGTTCAGGCAAATGTGTGTTGAGTCTACTCTAGTTACAAGCGACAATGTAGAAAAAAATCTCTCTGACATAGAGACTGTTAATGTACTATTTAGTCCTTACATAGTGAAATGTATGTTGACGTTTCGGTCTCCAAAAGTATTATATTTACCTGACCATCTTCAGGACTAGTTTCACATGATGGTGTTTATAAACCCCGCATTGTATCGAAAAATCcacaaataaaactaaaacttaagtGTACGCCTGTATTTGTTAATGCCACAGTAAGGTTATGAAATACTTGAGCAGTGAATGCACCCGTGTGAACGATGCTCGCACGACGAGTGAACTCAATCTAAACGGTGGGACACGGCAAAAGCAAACTAGTGTGTCAGTAATGCTCAATAAAGTGCAAGGTGATGTGTACCtgagcagccaactacaggtactAGGAAGTAACTTCAAACCATGACATTCTGAGAAAGTGGGAGTATACCTTTGGAGTACTGCATGCATCTCAATCACTACTGGTGATGGTTTCACCTCCCTACGAATTGGAGATGGTATGTcagaagtatttgttttttttttttttgtacaagagAGCACTCCTGGGTGAATCCTAAGGTTAAGGGCTGTCAATCTTTCCAACATAAGTCCCGCCTCTTGCATGAGGACTACCCTAGGCGCTGCTCAGGCAGTTAGGtaatatatttgaaaatattttgtaCCGGTGTGAAATAGCAACAGTGGCTGATATGATGAGCATTGGTCAGCTGGCTTGCCTGGTTTTAGTATCATGACTATCAATGCCTCATGCATTCCAGTCTGCTCTGCCGTTTCAAATAATGTCGTAATATGTACAGTAAGTTCCACTATATACTCTTTACAAAAGTTGGTAGTTAGTCCATCCATACCGGGAGCCTTTCCTCCAGGCATTCCCTTTATCACATTACTAATTTCTGCTGGTGTGAGAAAGCCAGTAGTATTTCTTTTCTGTTCTCTTTTTTGAGCTGGGTCACTGTTATTTGAGAAGTATATGGTCTTTGTACTACTGCCTGAATTGTTTTATCTGCTGTAAGTTCAAAGGCTCTTTCCAGCTTAGCTATATCCTCCTCAAGCTGCTTCAAACTGCGACACAGTGACTTCAAAACTGCTGTGAGTGCTATGGTCTCCCCTCGATTGAACACCTGGAAAGCCTCCCACACAGTTTCAAAGTTCTCCAGAGATCCtatgtttttgtttgaaaaactCTTTGATAGCAGTAGATATCTCGGAAtgaaacactgagggcctgatttagagtttgacggatgggggtACGTGACAGATAcattgtctgctgtattacgatatcattatagcctatggagaccgTAATACAGTTGATGGAATATCCGCTACGTTTGTGACGGATaaacccattcaccaaactctacatcaggccgtGAGTCTAACAGATTTGAAGAGGTACCACCAAGCGAGTCCTGTTTGGGGGTATATTTGGGACAGCCAGGTCCCCAGTGACTGGATGGTGAGAATATGTACACGGCAGATGTAAGCATGACTGGATCCAGGACACAATGTCCCTGGATAGAAGCCAGTAGTCTAAGGAGTGTTTGTCATGTACGGCTGTGCAGAATGTAAATTCAGTGGCAGCAGGATTCTAGCGCCTTAGGACAATGAGTAATCTCTCCTTTTTCATTATGCTACAGATCATTtgctccacaggagagcgatgtctCAAGGGCCCCAGTGATCTATTTGCCACTGGATCTAGGACAAAGTTTAGGTCTACCCCGCCCCCCCATTCAGATCTGCGTGCAGTCCTGAAAAAGAGACACTCCTTGAAGATCCAGGGGAGATTGAAGGTTATCAGAATTTGGAAATCATAAATCAAAAAAAGCACAATTGTCCTGTGCCCGATGAGGCATCTCGCAACAACAAATCTGCACTCTGCATCAACAATGGTGTCGATTACTTTCACTGTACACCCTCTTTTTAACCCACAGCAAGACTCCTCTGGCATGAGACCTGCAGGGGGCATCATTCTCCCTTCACTTTGTGTATCAGTCATAAGTTGGTGTTTGGTGTAAGGTGGATCTCCTGAAGGAGCACAGGGTCTATTGAGTGTCTCTTTCGGTGGCTGAAAATTTGCTGTACTTTTCTTGGATTGTTCAGTTCCCGACCATCCCATGTAATCATTTCCAGTGTTCGTCTACTTGGTTCTAACACTGGCGATTTTTTGTCGATCTTCCTGTCATGAGCTGCCTGATGTAACTATGGCATTTATAAATACATGAATTTTGTTCCAACTGGAAGCATCCCTTTCTGTAATTACTTCTTAACGGAATCCCCCCCTCTCAACTCCATCATTGCACCCTTCAACTCGCAGTGAAGAATTAATCGTCCCTCCCGTGCCCCCATTTCCAACTCCTTTTTGATACAAACATTGAACTCAGTGGTGCACTCTCAGGGACACTGTATGTAACGGGTCTCAGGCCATTACCTCCCGCTAAGAGTACCATCAGTACCCTTCTGCACTCAGTTCCCTGTCCTTTACGCAGCTTTGTTTCTGCATCACATGATAGTTGACGATACACCAAGTGAGATCCCGACTAAAATCTGAGTGGATCAACGTCCTAACAAACTTGCGGATGACTCCCCCCCCAAAGCAGGGCTACGGCCCAAAATGCGCTGGGATGGTTGAATTTGTTTTCATGTACCTGGGATTAATACCCTACGAGGATATGTGATCATGTGCATACACTACGAATAAAGATATATATTACATATTATTACTGGAGAGAAGTGGAGATTTACAAGCGATGGACATACAGAGTTCTGGACTACACACATTATCCAGATGAAAAGTCTCTACAAAGAGGCCACAATGTAGTGCACAAAGGGGACAATGCTAAGTCCTGTAGCAGTGCAACTAGCAGTCTGAACAGCACATATGGGCCGTGTACTTGGCAGAAATATCTTTCCAGCAGTGGGATATTACCTCAGTCATCTGAAAAtgtgtatgccatgcactaacgACACACAGAGAGCTAGTCTGGAAGAATAAGATACTGGGCAGCCACCACAGCATGAAAACTAATCATTATCGTCAAGTCAGGACAATTTTAAGTCCTCTCCCAACAATTCAGCATTCATACCTCGAGTAATGCTGGGAGTTTTCAGTCCCTTAAGCACCAGTTGTTGGTATGTGAAGATGCAAGGCTTACCACTGAGCATCCGCCTGAGATGGGCCAGTTCCACTATGTACATGCCTAGGAAGGAGTCTTGACCCAACAACTCCTTAAGTCACTTCTCCTGTGGTAGTTGTTTCTGGGCTTCCCATTATTCTAAAATTATTGCACCAGGAACGTAACTCTAAGTCCTCGTTTTTTGACTGCACAGCAACAAGCATCTTTTCCATATTGGATTGAGTGTTTTCCGATGAGTGACATATTCATCAGCAATATCTGATACCTTCTTTCCACCATATCTATTTCTTCTCTGTGCTTATCTATTTGCCCCAAAGTTATGTCCATCCTATGAGTCAGTGcatctgttttactttacatttttgccTTATATCTTGCAAAATTATCCAAATGTCATCCTGTGCAGCATCTGTGTCCAGCTCATATGTAGCTTAGTCGGGTTTGTTTTCCCTTTTCCAACTGTGTCCCAATGTCCTGGGATCTAAAGTTAATTTGCTTTGCacttcattttgtctgttttaCCCAGGTATGCAGTTCCTTGAGTCAACTCTGATGACTATGGAGACTTCCAAATGTGCTGTACACAGAAACATTGCTGTCTTGTTTAACAAGCACGAGTAAAAATCATTATCAACAAAGCTCCGTTATACCGTAGCTGAACTCATTATCATTGAACGTAGCGGCTTGTGATCTGTAAAGTTGAGAGTTAGGAGTCTTGCTAGCATGGACAGTGGATACAAATTTGCCTTAATTTTTTAACAAGATATCGGGCATTACTAGCGCAACCTCAATAGACTCTGTACCAGTGCTTGCAAAGCACGACTACCACTTTACTTTGCATGCTAGCCAGCTACAAGTGGGTCAGGAGCCTCCTGCTGGCTCAGAACATGTAGATATAACTTAATAATGTAACAGTGTATTGCTGTCACCCACTCCTTATGGCATTACCACTGTTAATAATAatagtgtttctttttttattttgagccaATATTTGCTGGGGTCTTGGGTCGCTCAGGAGGGCCACTACCCCCGCTTCTGTCCTAGCTTCTTTGTTGTGGCAGGGACCCGGGGCCATCTCCTCTCAAGCCCCTGTTCCGATGACACAGACTTCGGCCCCCACCAGTGGCACACCCATCAGCACACACCGTGGCTGGCGCGATGATTGCTTCATTTCCTCACAGCTCAGGCCAATTGTGGCAGGCCTGGAGCACCATTTTATTATTTTGTCTGCAGCTCAGTTCTTCCAATCAATATGGCATCCACGCGTGCTCTGAATGTTGGCTTCACAGATATATTGTTTCCTGGGCATGCGCGACAGCTATGTGTAGCGAGCTGGCTCACTTAGGTCCACACATTCTGTTTGATGTGGTAAGTGGCCAAAGGAGCTGCTCGGTTAGGCGGCCATCTTAGGTCCAGGCATGCTCCACCCATCTATGCTTCCACTTGACTAATGAGCACTCTTAACTCCTATAAATTTACTCTTCAACAAAAGCTGGAGTAAATTCATAAAACAGTTTTCATGAGAGCATAAGACTAAGCCAATAACCCttgaaaatagtaataataaaaagtACGGACGTTATCGCCACTTGATTGGCCCTCTGGCCAAGCAGTGGGAGGAAAAAACGGATGGTTATTTGGCCAGTTAGTAAGTTTTCTTAAAACATGCAGAAAGCATCAGATTCAATCTGTACATAGTATTTTTTATTGGCACCTAAAAATTTAAAGAAATACCCTAATATTTTATAAAAGGCGACCAATCTGTTATTCATGTtccattaatatttattttattaatgcaCTCTCTTTAAATCGTTCCTGATGTCCCTCCACGACACGAGATCCCCTGTAGGGTACAGTTACAGTCGTGTCTTGGATCAGAAAAGGGAAGGTACAAATGCTCTGAAGTTTTTTCCTGTAATCCACTCCGATGCCATTTTCTATCCTAAGAAACCCAATTTGCAAAAATGTTACttgcaaaagaaaagcaaaaagaaacCGATAGATAAATGACACCAGGGTCTGGAAGGTACCGGATTAATCTGCCCATCAGTGAACCATGCAGCGCAGACTGGTCCTGAGCTCCCACAGTTCTAGGAGGTGCTACGAATTCATGAATAAAGGAtccttctcagaaaaatacttctaAATCCCACATCAACATTAAAGATCAAACTGTAACCACCCAGAACATGTTTTTGTGGGATGTTTCTGGTGCCTACcactgatcaatcaatcaaggacTTGTAAAGTGTGGAAATCACCCGTGAGGGACTCAAGGCGCTGCGTGCCATAGAATCACCAACAGAGAAGTTGTCCAATCATCGAAGAAACTTCAAGCCATCGTGCTCCAGGGGACCTGGTCTGGGCAAACTGCCCCTTGTTGGGCTAATTAGATTATTACAACGGGGCACTGAAATCCAGCGCACAGGGGTGGGCCAAGGGTGTGGGGGGTCTGCAGTATACATCTCAGCAAGCATAACTATGTGGTCGAAAAGTTAACCATCCCAGAGCCCTGGGTCAGGCTATAAAAACTAAAGCCTGAGCACAAGGCGGGAAACACACACGTATTATCTAATTATCTATAGATCGATCCCAAACAGCACAGCGACCAGTAGCGGCTGAAAACTATTTTTTAATTCTTCTAGATTTTATTCTTGTTTCATTTATATATTAAATGTTCGACATGTGATTATCTCTAGAATGTTTTACCTTCCTCAGCTCTAACTTTTCGTATTCTGGAGCTCGTATTGTTTGCCATTCATATTTTTG
This portion of the Pleurodeles waltl isolate 20211129_DDA chromosome 12, aPleWal1.hap1.20221129, whole genome shotgun sequence genome encodes:
- the LOC138266939 gene encoding uncharacterized protein, with product MRTSMIHGRSPHGQNSSRATASSRQSTKTQLSTSLGAQRVVAQISASSEPRPPGAIMGLTDWLTTLFSHKRVTDSQINILTESQPLTNLTPDGNVVLQSARPVVQGEPRSTRCVLEAEFSQLVDQVGGKEKFLFVGDAVISGKASGGGIFQELSNHLFGNTDGGFKGVTATEEMGKSNTVTGKTQSGLVELTHPAPAKSRVFKYPAILVVFKLTILQEKTNEVTIREILRDVRSRCKEAAPAIIGIVYCENGVSEDEERAAYHRLLRYLQDTFHPESSRGPRVSVCLYAKSRPKSILGVRSCVLETLRDSMAGPPSIPAESKYLRDQDTDLQKKFQDLVAQVGGKESFLLVGMLCPSSETADKVKLFQEVAQELFDEQRYPGEGSLCTPSSKGEAAPSLQPNAGNPGPALKPCTQLEKPQAFPFPVILVVFKLQFIKDRTSKVLIREILKDIRGRCKGVTPAIVGIVYSEEQTSEEQEQTSLCKLSRYLNETFHLEAGGVCSRLACVCFYVKSRPDSIMGVKKCICGVLRHQHREANH